A region from the Inhella inkyongensis genome encodes:
- a CDS encoding DUF485 domain-containing protein — protein sequence MGDSVVERVKTHPKYLELKRKRNGLGVLLTLLMLLVYYGYVALIAFNKPFLAQPLGTGVTSIGVPIGMAVIVFTIVITGLYVRRANKEFDTLTQAILKDAQP from the coding sequence ATGGGTGATTCAGTGGTCGAACGGGTCAAGACCCACCCGAAATACCTGGAGCTCAAACGCAAGCGCAATGGGCTGGGCGTTCTGCTCACCCTGTTGATGCTCTTGGTGTACTACGGCTATGTGGCGTTGATCGCCTTCAACAAGCCCTTCCTGGCCCAACCCCTGGGAACTGGCGTGACCTCGATCGGCGTGCCCATCGGCATGGCCGTGATCGTCTTCACCATCGTCATCACCGGCCTTTATGTGCGCCGTGCGAACAAGGAGTTCGACACGCTGACGCAGGCCATCCTCAAGGACGCCCAGCCATGA